The bacterium genome includes a region encoding these proteins:
- a CDS encoding acetoacetate decarboxylase family protein → MAAQTSYEIQGKTVTLPCEVRDASAGTVMYFVPAQEAQKLVPEAFEVLEPAPGQTQLSLAIIDYRDNDLGNYNEVGVIFFVKPRGAGDDQAGTYIRALPVDQSFTCEAGCTIWGFPKTVEEIDFQYAEASATCRLTMDGKHVLTLTVPRGGGDETPDVINLGYTLLSGAPHKNEFTRGGHGESTTPGAQGVTLELGEHPIA, encoded by the coding sequence ATGGCCGCCCAGACGAGCTACGAGATCCAGGGGAAGACCGTCACGCTTCCGTGCGAGGTCCGCGACGCCTCCGCAGGCACGGTCATGTATTTCGTGCCTGCCCAGGAAGCCCAGAAGCTCGTGCCGGAGGCCTTCGAAGTGCTCGAGCCGGCCCCGGGCCAGACGCAACTCTCCCTCGCGATCATCGATTACCGGGACAACGATCTCGGCAACTACAACGAAGTCGGCGTCATCTTCTTCGTGAAGCCCCGTGGCGCCGGCGACGACCAGGCCGGTACCTACATCCGTGCCCTCCCGGTCGACCAGAGCTTCACCTGCGAGGCCGGCTGCACCATCTGGGGCTTCCCGAAGACCGTTGAGGAGATCGACTTCCAGTACGCGGAAGCCAGCGCTACGTGCCGCTTGACCATGGACGGGAAGCATGTCCTCACCCTCACGGTTCCCCGCGGCGGCGGCGACGAGACGCCCGACGTCATCAACCTCGGCTACACGCTGCTCAGCGGCGCTCCCCACAAGAATGAATTCACGCGGGGCGGGCACGGCGAGAGCACGACGCCCGGAGCACAGGGCGTCACCCTCGAGCTCGGCGAGCATCCCATCGC